From the Kitasatospora viridis genome, one window contains:
- the trpC gene encoding indole-3-glycerol phosphate synthase TrpC encodes MSVLDDIVAGVREDLAERQARVPLDQLKELAAKAPDAKDGVAALRGEGVRVICEVKRSSPSKGALAAIADPAALAADYAAGGAAAISVLTEQRRFGGSLADLDAVRAAVDTPLLRKDFIVTAYQLWEARAHGADLALLIVAALEQPALVSLIERAESIGLTPLVEVHDEEEIARAVDAGARIIGVNARNLKTLEVHRDTFANVVHAIPDHVVKVAESGVRGPHDLIAYANEGADAVLVGESLVTGKDPRAAVADLVAAGAHPALRHKG; translated from the coding sequence ATGAGCGTGCTCGACGACATCGTCGCCGGTGTCCGGGAGGATCTCGCCGAGCGACAGGCCCGGGTCCCGCTGGACCAGCTCAAGGAGCTGGCCGCGAAGGCGCCCGACGCCAAGGACGGCGTGGCCGCACTGCGCGGCGAGGGCGTGCGGGTGATCTGCGAGGTGAAGCGCTCCAGCCCGTCCAAGGGCGCGCTGGCCGCGATCGCCGACCCGGCGGCGCTGGCCGCCGACTACGCCGCGGGCGGTGCCGCCGCCATCAGCGTGCTCACCGAGCAGCGCCGGTTCGGCGGTTCGCTGGCCGACCTGGACGCGGTCCGGGCCGCGGTGGACACCCCGCTGCTGCGCAAGGACTTCATCGTCACCGCCTACCAGCTCTGGGAGGCCCGCGCGCACGGCGCCGACCTGGCGCTGCTGATCGTCGCCGCGCTGGAGCAGCCGGCCCTGGTCTCGCTGATCGAGCGGGCCGAGTCGATCGGGCTGACCCCGCTGGTCGAGGTGCACGACGAGGAGGAGATCGCCCGCGCGGTCGACGCCGGCGCCCGGATCATCGGCGTCAACGCGCGCAACCTCAAGACCCTTGAGGTGCACCGGGACACCTTCGCCAACGTGGTGCACGCGATCCCGGACCACGTGGTCAAGGTCGCCGAGTCGGGCGTGCGCGGGCCGCACGACCTGATCGCCTACGCCAACGAGGGCGCCGACGCGGTGCTGGTCGGAGAGTCCCTGGTGACCGGCAAGGACCCGCGGGCGGCCGTCGCCGACCTGGTCGCGGCCGGCGCCCACCCGGCCCTGCGGCACAAGGGCTGA
- the lgt gene encoding prolipoprotein diacylglyceryl transferase translates to MELAYIPSPSRGVIHLGPIPLRAYAFCIIIGVAVAVWLGSKRWVARGGAKHTVGDIAVWAVPFGLVGGRLYHVITDHQLYFGPGQNPWNAFKIWEGGLGIWGAIALGAVGAWIGARRRGVPLPAWADAVAPGIALAQACGRWGNWFNQELYGRPTSLPWGLKIHKVEPDGTVVDGVFQPTFLYESLWCVGVAVLVIWADRKWRLGHGRAFALYVMAYTVGRAWIEYLRIDEAHHILGLRLNDWTSIVVFAGALAYFVVVGRRRPGREAPDSIDPAAHAESAGESAGESAEGGTEQPTDREPNGAG, encoded by the coding sequence ATGGAACTCGCTTACATCCCGAGCCCGTCGCGGGGCGTCATCCACCTCGGACCGATCCCGCTGCGCGCGTACGCCTTCTGCATCATCATCGGTGTCGCCGTGGCCGTCTGGCTCGGCAGCAAGCGCTGGGTCGCCCGGGGCGGCGCCAAGCACACGGTGGGCGACATCGCCGTCTGGGCGGTGCCGTTCGGCCTGGTCGGCGGTCGGCTCTACCACGTCATCACCGACCACCAGCTCTACTTCGGCCCGGGGCAGAACCCGTGGAACGCCTTCAAGATCTGGGAGGGCGGCCTGGGCATCTGGGGCGCGATCGCGCTCGGCGCGGTCGGCGCCTGGATCGGCGCCCGCCGCCGCGGCGTGCCGCTGCCGGCCTGGGCGGACGCCGTCGCACCCGGGATCGCGCTGGCCCAGGCCTGCGGCCGGTGGGGCAACTGGTTCAACCAGGAGCTGTACGGGCGGCCGACCTCGCTGCCCTGGGGCCTGAAGATCCACAAGGTGGAGCCGGACGGCACCGTGGTCGACGGGGTCTTCCAGCCGACCTTCCTCTACGAGTCGCTCTGGTGCGTCGGGGTCGCGGTGCTGGTGATCTGGGCCGACCGGAAGTGGCGGCTCGGCCACGGCCGCGCCTTCGCGCTCTACGTGATGGCCTACACGGTGGGCCGGGCCTGGATCGAGTACCTGCGGATCGACGAGGCGCACCACATCCTCGGCCTGCGGCTGAACGACTGGACCTCGATCGTGGTCTTCGCCGGCGCGCTGGCCTACTTCGTGGTGGTCGGCCGGCGGCGCCCGGGCCGCGAGGCGCCCGACTCGATCGACCCGGCCGCGCACGCCGAGTCCGCGGGCGAGTCCGCGGGTGAGTCCGCCGAGGGCGGTACCGAGCAGCCCACCGACCGCGAGCCGAACGGCGCCGGCTGA
- a CDS encoding MauE/DoxX family redox-associated membrane protein, whose protein sequence is MRRVVDGPVAEWISTAVRLGLAVVWAWAGLAKISDPAVAAQAVRAYRILPEGLVKPVGYGLPFLELALALLLVLGLGTRIVAVISIVLLLTFIAGISSAWARGISIDCGCFGGGGAVDKSQTEYGQEIARDCGFLLLALWLVYRPRSKASLDGWLAL, encoded by the coding sequence ATGCGTCGGGTGGTGGACGGGCCGGTGGCCGAATGGATCAGCACCGCCGTGCGGTTGGGGCTGGCCGTGGTCTGGGCCTGGGCCGGACTGGCCAAGATCTCCGACCCGGCGGTCGCCGCCCAGGCGGTGCGGGCCTACCGGATCCTGCCCGAGGGGCTGGTCAAGCCGGTCGGCTACGGGCTGCCCTTCCTGGAACTGGCCCTGGCCCTGCTGCTGGTGCTCGGTCTCGGCACCCGGATCGTCGCGGTGATCTCCATCGTGCTGCTGCTCACCTTCATCGCCGGGATCAGCTCGGCCTGGGCCCGCGGCATCTCGATCGACTGCGGCTGCTTCGGCGGCGGCGGCGCGGTGGACAAGTCGCAGACCGAGTACGGCCAGGAGATCGCCCGCGACTGCGGGTTCCTGCTGCTCGCGCTCTGGCTGGTCTACCGGCCGCGCTCCAAGGCCTCGCTGGACGGCTGGCTCGCCCTGTGA
- the trpA gene encoding tryptophan synthase subunit alpha translates to MTSKLSSILAATKAEGRAALIGYLPAGFPTVDGGIRAANALIEGGCDVVEVGLPHSDPVLDGPTIQTADDIALRGGVRIKDVLRTVQEVAGTHPAAAVLVMTYWNPVDQYGIARFAADLAAAGGAGVILPDLPVEESAQWRAAAAEHGLDTVFVVAPSSKDPRLAEVTAAGSGFVYAAAVMGVTGSRAQVGELAEDLVARTRAVTELPVCVGLGVSTGAQAAQVAGFADGVIVGSAFVQRILDAGADEAAGLAAVRALAGELAKGVRARLN, encoded by the coding sequence ATGACCTCGAAGCTCAGCAGCATCCTCGCGGCCACCAAGGCCGAGGGCCGGGCCGCGCTGATCGGCTACCTGCCGGCCGGCTTCCCGACCGTGGACGGCGGCATCCGGGCGGCCAACGCCCTGATCGAGGGCGGCTGCGACGTGGTCGAGGTCGGCCTGCCGCACTCCGACCCGGTGCTGGACGGCCCCACCATCCAGACCGCCGACGACATCGCGCTGCGCGGCGGGGTGCGGATCAAGGACGTGCTGCGCACCGTGCAGGAGGTGGCCGGCACCCACCCCGCGGCGGCGGTGCTGGTGATGACCTACTGGAACCCGGTCGACCAGTACGGCATCGCCCGGTTCGCGGCCGACCTGGCCGCCGCCGGCGGGGCCGGGGTGATCCTGCCGGACCTGCCGGTGGAGGAGTCCGCCCAGTGGCGGGCGGCCGCCGCCGAGCACGGCCTGGACACCGTCTTCGTGGTCGCGCCGTCCAGCAAGGACCCCCGGCTGGCCGAGGTCACCGCGGCCGGCAGCGGCTTCGTCTACGCCGCCGCGGTGATGGGCGTGACCGGCTCCCGGGCCCAGGTCGGCGAGTTGGCCGAGGACCTGGTGGCCCGCACCCGGGCCGTCACCGAGCTGCCGGTCTGCGTCGGCCTCGGCGTCTCCACCGGGGCCCAGGCGGCCCAGGTGGCCGGCTTCGCCGACGGAGTGATCGTCGGCTCGGCCTTCGTCCAGCGGATCCTGGACGCGGGCGCGGACGAGGCGGCCGGGCTGGCCGCGGTCCGCGCGCTGGCCGGCGAGCTGGCGAAGGGCGTGCGTGCGCGCCTGAACTGA
- the trpB gene encoding tryptophan synthase subunit beta: protein MSENLTGPQVPDARGYFGAYGGRFIPEALIAAVEQVAEEYEKAKHDPAFTAELDLLLKDYTGRPSALTDVHRFSAEAGGARVLLKREDLNHTGSHKINNVLGQALLTRRMGKTRIIAETGAGQHGVATATACALFGFDCTIYMGEVDTERQALNVARMRMLGAEVVAVKSGSRTLKDAINEAFRDWVANVDSTHYLFGTVAGPHPFPAMVRDFHRVIGVEARQQVLERTGRLPDAVVACVGGGSNAMGIFHEFIPDAGVRLIGCEPAGEGLETERHGATLTKGTPGVLHGMRTYVLQDEDGQTVESHSISAGLDYPGIGPEHAWLKDTGRAEYRAVTDDDAMQALRLLSRTEGIIPAIESAHALAGALVLGRELGPDATILVNLSGRGDKDMHTAAEYFGLYDDAAQGEKR from the coding sequence ATGTCAGAAAATCTGACGGGCCCTCAGGTGCCCGACGCCCGGGGCTACTTCGGTGCCTACGGCGGCCGCTTCATCCCCGAGGCGCTGATCGCCGCGGTCGAGCAGGTCGCCGAGGAGTACGAGAAGGCCAAGCACGACCCGGCCTTCACCGCCGAACTCGACCTGCTGCTCAAGGACTACACCGGCCGCCCGAGCGCGCTCACCGACGTGCACCGGTTCTCCGCCGAGGCCGGCGGCGCCCGGGTGCTGCTCAAGCGCGAGGACCTCAACCACACCGGCTCGCACAAGATCAACAACGTGCTGGGCCAGGCCCTGCTCACCCGCCGGATGGGCAAGACCCGGATCATCGCCGAGACCGGCGCCGGCCAGCACGGCGTGGCCACCGCCACCGCCTGCGCGCTCTTCGGCTTCGACTGCACCATCTACATGGGCGAGGTGGACACCGAGCGCCAGGCGCTCAACGTCGCCCGGATGCGGATGCTCGGCGCCGAGGTGGTGGCCGTGAAGTCCGGCAGCCGCACCCTCAAGGACGCGATCAACGAGGCCTTCCGCGACTGGGTGGCCAACGTGGACTCCACCCACTACCTGTTCGGCACGGTGGCCGGCCCGCACCCGTTCCCGGCCATGGTCCGCGACTTCCACCGGGTGATCGGCGTGGAGGCCCGGCAGCAGGTGCTGGAGCGCACCGGCCGGCTGCCCGACGCGGTGGTCGCCTGCGTCGGCGGCGGCTCCAACGCGATGGGCATCTTCCACGAGTTCATCCCGGACGCGGGCGTGCGGCTGATCGGCTGCGAGCCGGCCGGCGAGGGCCTGGAGACCGAGCGGCACGGCGCGACCCTGACCAAGGGCACCCCGGGCGTGCTGCACGGCATGCGCACCTACGTGCTGCAGGACGAGGACGGCCAGACGGTGGAGAGCCACTCGATCTCGGCCGGCCTGGACTACCCGGGCATCGGCCCCGAGCACGCCTGGCTGAAGGACACCGGCCGGGCCGAGTACCGGGCCGTCACCGACGACGACGCGATGCAGGCGCTGCGGCTGCTGTCGCGCACCGAGGGCATCATCCCGGCGATCGAGAGCGCCCACGCGCTGGCCGGCGCGCTGGTGCTGGGCCGTGAGCTGGGTCCGGACGCGACCATCCTGGTCAACCTCTCCGGGCGCGGCGACAAGGACATGCACACCGCCGCCGAGTACTTCGGCCTGTACGACGACGCCGCCCAGGGGGAGAAGCGATGA
- a CDS encoding DUF2752 domain-containing protein yields the protein MTAHSPTAARPVLRRLARPFAALGALALPTAYVATVDPNSAGHYPTCPFLRATGWWCPGCGGLRCVHALTRGELTTAAHDNLLAVVLFAIVGVLWVRWVFAALTGGRPPRVEFGPARATALVLLLVAFTVLRNLPIGAHLAPPAV from the coding sequence GTGACCGCCCACAGCCCCACCGCCGCCCGCCCGGTCCTGCGCCGGCTGGCCCGGCCCTTCGCCGCGCTCGGCGCCCTCGCGCTGCCCACCGCGTACGTCGCCACGGTCGACCCCAACTCGGCCGGCCACTACCCGACCTGCCCGTTCCTGCGGGCCACCGGCTGGTGGTGCCCGGGCTGCGGCGGGCTGCGCTGCGTGCACGCGCTGACCCGGGGCGAGCTGACCACCGCGGCGCACGACAACCTGCTGGCCGTGGTGCTGTTCGCGATCGTCGGGGTGCTCTGGGTGCGCTGGGTCTTCGCCGCGCTGACCGGCGGCCGGCCGCCCCGGGTGGAGTTCGGGCCGGCCCGGGCGACGGCGCTGGTGCTGCTGCTGGTGGCCTTCACGGTGCTGCGGAACCTGCCGATCGGCGCCCACCTGGCACCGCCGGCGGTCTGA
- a CDS encoding DsbA family protein — protein MSEKNREGKRTARERMQEERAAQEARDSRRKKLLAVGAVLVVILAGVGIGIAVQSSRSSSDVPKASPAGTIGKNNLIVPDGPANAPSTLTVYEDPRCPACGAFEHEFSATVDQLQDQGKLYGNYHIVSFIDRHDSGKGSKNGANALGCAQDAGYFRAYHDVMYKNQPDETVDTWKDKSKLIDLAKQVPGLDSPTFENCVNTNHFGSWVSAVEQDFDKSGYTSTPTILLNGKPIYPKNGTEDITPDNLVKWVNEANQGKPLGTTGSASASPAPTSTAVASTPAQSPSS, from the coding sequence GTGAGTGAGAAGAACCGAGAAGGCAAGCGCACCGCCCGCGAGCGGATGCAGGAGGAGCGGGCCGCCCAGGAGGCCCGGGACTCCCGGCGCAAGAAGCTGCTGGCGGTCGGCGCGGTGCTGGTGGTCATCCTGGCCGGCGTCGGCATCGGCATCGCGGTGCAGAGCAGCCGCTCCAGCTCGGACGTGCCCAAGGCCTCCCCGGCCGGCACGATCGGCAAGAACAACCTGATCGTCCCGGACGGACCGGCCAACGCGCCGTCCACCCTGACCGTCTACGAGGACCCGCGCTGCCCCGCCTGCGGCGCCTTCGAGCACGAGTTCTCCGCCACCGTGGACCAGCTGCAGGACCAGGGCAAGCTCTACGGCAACTACCACATCGTCTCGTTCATCGACCGGCACGACAGCGGCAAGGGCTCCAAGAACGGTGCCAACGCGCTGGGTTGCGCCCAGGACGCGGGCTACTTCCGCGCCTACCACGACGTGATGTACAAGAACCAGCCGGACGAGACGGTGGACACCTGGAAGGACAAGTCCAAGCTGATCGACCTGGCCAAGCAGGTGCCGGGGCTGGACTCGCCGACCTTCGAGAACTGCGTCAACACCAACCACTTCGGCAGCTGGGTCTCCGCGGTGGAGCAGGACTTCGACAAGTCCGGCTACACCTCCACCCCGACCATCCTGCTCAACGGCAAGCCGATCTACCCGAAGAACGGCACCGAGGACATCACCCCGGACAACCTGGTGAAGTGGGTCAACGAGGCCAACCAGGGCAAGCCGCTGGGCACCACCGGCAGCGCCTCGGCCAGCCCGGCGCCGACCAGCACCGCCGTGGCGAGCACCCCCGCGCAGAGTCCGTCGAGCTGA
- the trpM gene encoding tryptophan biosynthesis modulator TrpM: MSLSARLAPGCRPRGCRAPARRVLGRRVRYVIGCEPGQVPGRRWRRTDRHTG; the protein is encoded by the coding sequence GTGTCGTTGAGCGCCCGCCTCGCCCCCGGCTGCCGCCCGCGCGGCTGCCGCGCGCCCGCGCGCCGGGTGCTGGGGCGGCGGGTGCGCTACGTGATCGGCTGTGAGCCGGGCCAGGTGCCCGGGCGCCGATGGCGCCGGACGGACCGTCACACCGGCTGA
- a CDS encoding VIT1/CCC1 transporter family protein: MSAVIAVPTSEPAAPRVPDAGHHRDVNGGWLRPAVFGAMDGLVSNFALMTGVVGGAAGSSTVILTGLAGLAAGACSMAAGEYTSVASQRELVEAEIAAERLELSRNPSGELAELAQLYVARGVEPELAMEVARQLTRNPEAALEVHVREELGVDPHDLPSPLVAAVSSFACFAVGALVPLLPYLLGATSLLPALLLAVLGLFLCGAVVARVTARNWWYSGLRQLLLGSAAAGVTYLLGWLIGGHVG, translated from the coding sequence ATGAGTGCCGTCATCGCCGTACCCACCAGTGAGCCCGCCGCCCCCCGGGTGCCCGACGCCGGGCACCACCGCGACGTCAACGGCGGTTGGCTGCGGCCGGCGGTCTTCGGTGCGATGGACGGCCTGGTCTCCAACTTCGCCCTGATGACCGGCGTGGTCGGCGGGGCCGCCGGCAGCAGCACGGTGATCCTCACCGGCCTGGCCGGACTGGCCGCCGGCGCCTGCTCGATGGCGGCGGGGGAGTACACCTCGGTGGCCTCGCAGCGCGAGCTGGTCGAGGCCGAGATAGCCGCCGAGCGGCTCGAACTGAGCCGCAACCCGTCCGGCGAGCTCGCCGAACTGGCCCAGCTCTACGTGGCGCGCGGGGTGGAGCCGGAGCTGGCCATGGAGGTGGCCCGCCAGCTCACCCGGAACCCGGAGGCGGCGCTGGAGGTGCACGTCCGCGAGGAGCTGGGGGTGGACCCGCACGACCTGCCCAGCCCGCTGGTGGCCGCCGTCTCCTCCTTCGCCTGCTTCGCGGTGGGCGCGCTGGTGCCGCTGCTGCCCTACCTGCTGGGTGCCACCTCGCTGCTGCCGGCGCTGCTGCTCGCGGTGCTCGGCCTCTTCCTCTGCGGTGCGGTGGTGGCCCGGGTGACGGCGCGCAACTGGTGGTACAGCGGGCTGCGCCAGCTGCTGCTGGGCAGCGCGGCGGCGGGTGTGACCTACCTGCTCGGCTGGTTGATCGGCGGCCACGTCGGCTGA